A genomic region of Notamacropus eugenii isolate mMacEug1 chromosome 3, mMacEug1.pri_v2, whole genome shotgun sequence contains the following coding sequences:
- the WNT5B gene encoding protein Wnt-5b isoform X4, producing the protein MPGMLLLFSTALLSSCVQLLAEANSWWSLAMNPVQRPEMFIIGAQPVCSQLPGLSPGQRKLCQLYQEHMAYIGEGAKTGIKECQYQFRQRRWNCSTVDNISVFGRVMQIGSRETAFTYAVSAAGVVNAISRACREGELSTCGCSRTARPKDLPRDWLWGGCGDNVEYGYRFAKEFVDAREREKNFAKGSEEQGRVLMNLQNNEAGRRAVYKMADVACKCHGVSGSCSLKTCWLQLAEFRKVGDQLKEKYDSAAAMRITRKGKLELVNSRFNQPTPEDLVYVDPSPDYCFRNETTGSLGTQGRLCNKTSEGTDGCELMCCGRGYDQFKSVQVERCHCKFHWCCFVKCKKCTEIVDQYVCK; encoded by the exons GTCTTTGGCCATGAACCCAGTGCAAAGACCTGAAATGTTCATCATTGGAGCCCAGCCGGTATGTAGTCAACTGCCTGGGCTTTCCCCTGGCCAGAGGAAGCTATGTCAGCTCTACCAAGAACATATGGCCTACATTGGAGAAGGAGCCAAGACAGGCATCAAGGAGTGTCAGTATCAGTTCCGGCAAAGACGCTGGAACTGCAGCACTGTGGACAATATTTCTGTCTTTGGGAGGGTCATGCAGATAG gTAGTCGAGAGACGGCTTTCACATACGCTGTGAGTGCAGCAGGTGTGGTCAATGCCATTAGCAGAGCCTGTCGGGAAGGCGAGCTTTCCACGTGTGGCTGTAGCAGGACTGCCCGGCCTAAGGATTTGCCTCGGGACTGGCTATGGGGTGGCTGTGGAGACAACGTGGAGTATGGCTACCGCTTTGCCAAGGAATTTGTGGATGCTCGGGAGCGAGAGAAAAACTTTGCCAAGGGTTCAGAGGAGCAGGGCCGTGTACTTATGAATTTGCAGAACAATGAGGCTGGTCGCAGG GCTGTATACAAGATGGCAGATGTGGCCTGCAAATGCCATGGTGTCTCAGGATCCTGTAGCCTCAAGACCTGCTGGTTACAGCTGGCTGAGTTCCGAAAGGTGGGAGACCAACTGAAGGAGAAGTATGACAGTGCGGCTGCCATGCGTATCACTCGCAAAGGCAAATTAGAGCTAGTGAACAGTCGCTTCAATCAGCCCACCCCTGAGGACTTGGTCTATGTAGACCCCAGCCCGGACTACTGCTTTCGAAATGAGACCACTGGCTCTCTGGGCACTCAGGGCCGACTCTGCAACAAGACCTCGGAGGGCACGGATGGCTGTGAGCTGATGTGTTGTGGCCGGGGTTATGACCAGTTCAAGAGTGTTCAGGTGGAGAGATGCCACTGCAAGTTTCACTGGTGCTGCTTTGTCAAGTGCAAGAAATGCACGGAAATCGTTGACCAGTATGTCTGTAAATAA